A single genomic interval of Granulicella tundricola MP5ACTX9 harbors:
- the leuD gene encoding 3-isopropylmalate dehydratase small subunit gives MIAINVLTSTAAPLDISNIDTDQIIPKQFLKRIERTGYGEFLFFDWRRFQEGPNTGAEDPSFALNRPEYAGAKILIAGKNFGCGSSREHAAWALTDFGFLAVIAPSFADIFFSNAGKNGMILVRLSEEDVNLLTHRSTVNPKHSITINLEAQTITDDEGFSATFEIDPFRKYCLLNGLDDIGLTLRHEAQLNTYERTHDQAFWLKPRAKSLSL, from the coding sequence ATGATCGCCATCAACGTCCTCACCAGCACCGCCGCCCCACTCGACATCTCCAACATCGACACCGACCAGATCATCCCCAAGCAGTTCCTCAAGCGCATCGAGCGCACCGGCTACGGCGAGTTTCTCTTCTTCGACTGGCGCCGCTTCCAGGAAGGCCCCAATACCGGAGCCGAAGACCCATCCTTCGCCCTCAACCGCCCCGAGTACGCCGGCGCAAAGATCCTCATCGCAGGCAAGAACTTCGGCTGCGGCAGCTCCCGCGAGCACGCCGCATGGGCCCTCACCGACTTCGGCTTCCTCGCCGTCATCGCCCCCAGCTTCGCCGACATCTTCTTCTCGAACGCCGGCAAGAACGGCATGATCCTCGTCCGCCTGTCAGAGGAAGACGTCAACCTCCTCACCCACCGCAGCACCGTAAACCCAAAGCACAGCATCACCATCAATCTCGAGGCCCAAACCATCACCGACGATGAAGGCTTCAGCGCCACATTCGAAATCGACCCCTTCCGCAAATACTGCCTCCTGAACGGCCTCGACGACATAGGCCTGACCCTCCGCCACGAAGCCCAACTCAACACCTACGAACGCACCCACGACCAGGCCTTCTGGCTAAAACCCCGCGCTAAATCCTTGTCCCTCTAA
- the ilvD gene encoding dihydroxy-acid dehydratase, producing MSNDHNPKKYSIPLTEGPSRAAARSYLRGVGFSKEDLHKPIIGVANTWTEIGPCNFHLRDVAAAVKQGIRDAGGTPMEFNTVTISDGITMGTEGMKASLISREVIADSIELVARGNLFDGIVCIAGCDKNMPGTIMALARLDIPGIMLYGGSIAPGRLAQPDGTHKDITILNVFEAIGSHAAGRITDDQLEAVEAAACPGPGACGGQFTANTMAMAGEFLGISPFNLTGVPAMSLEKAEASRAAGRMIMDLCRNDIRPSHILTRNSLENAIAAVCASGGSTNAVLHLIAIAREMNIPLDMADFDRISEQTPFICDLSPGGKYVAKDYQDAGGSRVLAARLKQRGQLHDIPTVSGKTIFEEAALAIETPGQPVIREWSDPLKQTGGLVIMKGNLSPEGSVIKVAGHERIHHTGTARVFDSEDLCFAAVQAGQINPGDVCVIRYEGPKGGPGMREMLAVTAAIKGIPELSETVALITDGRFSGATRGLMCGHVAPEAFLGGPIAAVHEGDTITFDIPNRQLTLNVSEEEIATRLAKWKAPQPRYKRGVFAKYAASVSSASEGAITT from the coding sequence TTGAGCAACGATCACAACCCGAAGAAATACTCCATCCCCCTCACCGAAGGCCCATCCCGTGCCGCAGCCCGCTCCTACCTCCGCGGCGTAGGCTTCAGCAAAGAAGACCTCCACAAGCCCATCATCGGCGTAGCCAACACCTGGACCGAGATCGGCCCCTGCAACTTCCATCTGCGCGACGTAGCCGCAGCCGTAAAACAAGGCATCCGCGACGCCGGCGGAACCCCCATGGAGTTCAACACCGTCACCATCTCGGACGGCATCACCATGGGGACCGAGGGCATGAAAGCGTCTTTGATCTCCAGAGAGGTCATCGCAGATAGCATCGAGCTAGTAGCCCGCGGCAACCTCTTCGACGGCATCGTCTGCATCGCCGGCTGCGACAAAAACATGCCCGGCACCATCATGGCCCTCGCCCGCCTCGACATCCCCGGCATCATGCTCTACGGCGGCTCCATCGCCCCCGGCCGCCTCGCGCAGCCCGACGGCACCCACAAAGACATCACCATCCTCAACGTCTTCGAAGCTATCGGCAGTCACGCCGCAGGCCGCATCACAGACGACCAGCTCGAAGCCGTAGAAGCCGCCGCATGCCCCGGCCCCGGAGCCTGCGGAGGCCAGTTCACCGCCAACACCATGGCCATGGCCGGCGAGTTCCTCGGCATCTCCCCCTTCAACCTCACCGGCGTTCCCGCCATGTCGCTGGAGAAGGCCGAAGCCAGCCGCGCAGCAGGCCGCATGATCATGGACCTCTGCCGCAACGACATCCGCCCCAGCCACATCCTCACCCGCAACTCGCTTGAGAACGCCATCGCCGCCGTCTGCGCCTCAGGCGGCAGCACCAACGCCGTCCTCCATCTCATCGCCATCGCACGCGAGATGAACATCCCCCTCGACATGGCCGACTTCGACCGCATCTCCGAACAGACCCCCTTCATCTGCGACCTCAGCCCCGGCGGCAAATACGTGGCGAAAGACTATCAAGACGCCGGCGGCAGCCGAGTCCTCGCCGCACGCCTCAAGCAGCGCGGCCAGCTTCACGACATCCCCACAGTCTCCGGCAAGACCATCTTCGAGGAAGCCGCCCTGGCCATCGAAACACCTGGCCAGCCCGTCATCCGCGAATGGTCCGATCCCCTCAAGCAGACCGGCGGCCTCGTCATCATGAAGGGCAACCTCTCGCCTGAAGGCTCGGTCATCAAGGTCGCCGGACACGAGCGCATCCACCACACCGGCACCGCCCGAGTCTTCGACTCCGAGGACCTCTGCTTCGCCGCCGTACAAGCCGGCCAGATCAACCCCGGCGACGTCTGCGTCATCCGCTACGAAGGCCCCAAGGGCGGCCCCGGAATGCGCGAGATGCTCGCCGTCACCGCCGCCATCAAGGGCATCCCCGAGCTCTCCGAAACCGTAGCCCTCATCACCGACGGGCGTTTCTCTGGTGCTACGCGTGGGTTGATGTGCGGCCACGTAGCCCCCGAAGCCTTCCTCGGAGGCCCCATTGCCGCCGTCCACGAAGGCGACACCATCACCTTCGACATCCCCAACCGCCAACTAACCCTCAACGTCTCCGAAGAAGAGATCGCCACCCGCCTGGCCAAATGGAAGGCCCCGCAACCGCGCTACAAACGAGGAGTCTTCGCCAAATACGCCGCCTCAGTAAGCAGCGCCAGCGAAGGAGCCATCACCACTTAG
- the ilvB gene encoding biosynthetic-type acetolactate synthase large subunit, with translation MTNNQHPQLTGSEILWATLAGEGTTTVFGYPGGAILPIYDALRKFPTIHHVLVRHEQGASHMADGYARASGRVGVCMATSGPGATNLVTGIATAMLDSIPMVAITGQVSSKVLGSDAFQEVDITGITLPITKHNFLVTRAEDIAPTVRLAFQIAQQGRPGPVLVDITKDAQQASAPFDFDSAAPPIHRPHPMLRATSNAIREAIALITSAKRPVILGGHGITQSGAEAEVITFAERLQIPIASTLLGLGSIPAGHPLSLGMMGMHGESWVNQAIQESDLLLAFGMRFDDRVTGNLASYAPNAKKIHIEIDPSEISKNVKADVALIGDLKEVLNTLLPLLEGRHSERSSEPPYLSSSEAPKNPWLQHINTSKGTAAVRDILSLPDNGHLYAAHVINDIWREAVAAGREKDTIIVTDVGQHQMWEAQYFKHEAPRSLVTSGGLGTMGFALPAAIGAKSACPDKDVWVIAGDGGFQMTASELSTIMQEGLAINIAVINNGFLGMVRQWQETFYDKNYSASPILSPDFVMLAAAHGISGAHVFQRKDVTPTVTKARTSGKPFLINFQVEKEDGVYPMIAPGAALHEMVRRPLHDPLLETAEDE, from the coding sequence ATGACGAACAATCAACACCCCCAACTCACCGGCTCTGAAATCCTCTGGGCCACCCTCGCCGGCGAAGGCACCACCACCGTCTTCGGCTACCCCGGCGGAGCCATCCTCCCCATCTACGACGCCCTCCGCAAGTTCCCCACCATTCATCATGTCCTTGTTCGGCACGAACAAGGGGCCTCGCACATGGCCGACGGCTACGCCCGTGCCAGCGGCCGCGTCGGCGTCTGCATGGCCACCTCCGGCCCCGGCGCAACCAACCTCGTCACCGGCATCGCCACCGCCATGCTCGACTCCATCCCCATGGTCGCCATCACCGGACAGGTCTCCTCAAAGGTCCTCGGCTCCGACGCCTTCCAGGAAGTCGACATCACCGGCATCACCCTCCCCATCACCAAGCACAACTTCCTCGTCACCCGAGCCGAAGACATCGCACCCACCGTGCGCCTGGCCTTCCAGATCGCCCAGCAAGGCCGCCCCGGCCCCGTCCTCGTCGACATCACCAAGGACGCCCAGCAAGCCTCCGCCCCCTTCGACTTCGACTCCGCAGCCCCGCCCATCCATCGCCCGCACCCCATGCTACGCGCAACGTCCAACGCCATCCGTGAAGCCATCGCGCTCATCACATCGGCCAAGCGCCCCGTCATCCTCGGCGGTCACGGCATTACCCAATCCGGAGCCGAAGCAGAAGTCATCACCTTCGCCGAGCGCCTCCAGATCCCCATCGCCAGCACCCTGCTCGGCCTCGGCTCCATCCCCGCAGGCCACCCCTTGTCCCTCGGCATGATGGGCATGCACGGCGAGTCGTGGGTCAACCAAGCCATCCAGGAGTCCGACCTCCTCCTTGCCTTCGGCATGCGGTTCGACGACCGCGTCACCGGCAACCTCGCCAGCTACGCCCCCAACGCCAAAAAGATTCACATAGAGATCGACCCCAGCGAAATCAGCAAAAACGTTAAAGCCGACGTAGCCCTCATAGGCGACCTCAAGGAAGTCCTCAACACTCTCCTCCCATTGTTAGAAGGTCGTCATTCTGAGCGAAGCTCAGAACCTCCGTATCTGTCTTCATCTGAAGCGCCCAAGAACCCTTGGCTGCAACACATCAACACCAGCAAAGGCACCGCCGCCGTCCGCGACATCTTATCTCTCCCAGACAACGGCCACCTCTACGCCGCCCACGTCATCAACGACATCTGGCGAGAGGCCGTAGCCGCCGGCCGCGAAAAAGATACCATCATCGTTACAGATGTAGGCCAGCACCAAATGTGGGAGGCCCAGTACTTCAAGCACGAAGCCCCCCGCTCCCTCGTGACCAGCGGCGGCCTCGGCACCATGGGCTTCGCCCTCCCCGCAGCCATCGGAGCCAAGTCCGCCTGCCCGGATAAAGATGTATGGGTCATCGCCGGCGACGGAGGCTTCCAGATGACCGCATCCGAGCTCTCCACCATCATGCAGGAGGGTCTCGCCATCAACATCGCCGTCATCAACAACGGCTTCCTCGGCATGGTCCGCCAGTGGCAGGAGACCTTCTACGACAAGAACTACTCCGCCTCCCCCATCCTCTCGCCAGACTTCGTCATGCTGGCCGCCGCCCACGGAATCTCCGGCGCCCACGTGTTCCAGCGCAAGGATGTAACACCCACGGTTACAAAAGCCCGCACCTCCGGCAAGCCCTTCCTGATCAACTTCCAGGTAGAAAAAGAAGACGGCGTCTACCCCATGATCGCCCCCGGCGCAGCCCTCCACGAGATGGTCCGCCGCCCCCTCCACGACCCTCTCCTCGAAACCGCGGAGGATGAGTAA
- a CDS encoding GNAT family N-acetyltransferase, producing the protein MSNPLPQPFQFVTPRLILRPFEDRDRAPFIAMNLDPEVMQFFAAPFTPERSEESIARYHRQLLRDGFTFLTAEHAQTGAYVGIVGMQVMSTIVPNLPQPAVEIGWRLTRAAHGHGYATEAARAFVGHAFNTLHLPELVAITATSNQPSRHVMEKLGMTHRPELTFNHPMVPADHPHNQHVLYSLQNPNAEEAPCA; encoded by the coding sequence ATGAGTAACCCGTTGCCTCAGCCCTTCCAATTCGTAACCCCGCGCCTCATCCTCCGCCCCTTCGAGGACCGGGACCGCGCCCCCTTCATCGCCATGAACCTTGATCCCGAGGTCATGCAATTCTTCGCCGCCCCCTTCACCCCGGAGCGGTCAGAAGAGAGCATCGCCCGTTACCATCGCCAGCTCCTCCGTGACGGCTTCACCTTCCTCACCGCCGAGCACGCCCAGACCGGCGCATACGTCGGCATCGTCGGCATGCAGGTCATGTCCACCATCGTCCCCAACCTCCCGCAGCCCGCAGTCGAGATCGGCTGGCGTCTCACCCGCGCCGCCCACGGTCACGGCTACGCCACAGAGGCCGCCCGCGCCTTCGTCGGCCACGCCTTCAATACCCTGCATCTCCCTGAGCTCGTAGCCATCACCGCCACCTCCAACCAGCCCTCACGCCACGTCATGGAAAAGCTCGGCATGACCCACCGCCCGGAGCTCACCTTCAACCACCCCATGGTCCCGGCCGATCACCCCCACAACCAACACGTCCTCTACAGCCTTCAAAACCCAAACGCCGAGGAGGCCCCATGCGCCTGA
- the ilvN gene encoding acetolactate synthase small subunit, with protein MLHTFVALVQDKPGVLTRVASLFRRLNINIVSLTVGESERPDTSRMTIVCEAPEHAAHRIKASLYKLEITVDVDEVGRSEAVIRELCLIKVAAGPTSPLGQASRSQIFELATVFRARVVDLAPESIMLEMTGSSSKIEGLVQVITESGYTILEVSRTGRMAMRRGHHTSRVLKALGTPSQDNFTGHHDEDFDQNLSATEIIPNEFEDVHEEEQ; from the coding sequence ATGCTCCATACCTTCGTAGCCCTAGTCCAGGACAAACCCGGTGTCCTCACCCGCGTAGCCTCCCTCTTCCGCCGCCTCAACATCAACATCGTCTCCTTGACGGTAGGCGAATCCGAGCGCCCCGACACCTCCCGCATGACCATCGTCTGCGAGGCCCCCGAGCACGCCGCCCACCGCATCAAGGCCTCCCTCTATAAGCTTGAAATCACAGTAGACGTAGACGAGGTCGGCCGCTCGGAAGCCGTCATTCGAGAGCTCTGCCTCATCAAGGTAGCCGCCGGTCCCACCAGCCCGTTAGGCCAGGCCTCCCGCTCCCAGATCTTTGAATTGGCCACCGTCTTCCGCGCCCGCGTCGTAGACCTGGCCCCCGAGTCCATCATGCTCGAGATGACCGGCAGCTCGTCCAAAATAGAAGGCCTGGTCCAGGTCATCACGGAGTCCGGCTACACCATCCTGGAGGTCTCCCGCACCGGCCGCATGGCCATGCGCCGCGGCCACCACACCAGCCGAGTCCTCAAAGCCCTCGGCACCCCCAGCCAGGACAACTTCACCGGCCACCACGACGAAGACTTCGACCAGAACCTCTCGGCCACAGAGATCATCCCCAACGAGTTCGAAGACGTCCACGAAGAAGAGCAGTAG